From a single Methylosinus sp. H3A genomic region:
- a CDS encoding GNAT family N-acetyltransferase yields the protein MLIRDEIAADRDAVRRVVSAAFEGHPFSNGREGELVDALRDAGALTLSLVAEDAGVILGHVAISPITIDGASLGWFGLGPIAVLPERQGRGAGAALIDAALSRLRAADAAGCVVFGEPKYYGRFGFGIYAGLRFAGGPSDLFMALPLGSTIAFGAVDYHPAFALVG from the coding sequence CAGCGGATCGCGACGCGGTGCGGAGAGTTGTCTCCGCCGCCTTCGAAGGCCATCCGTTCAGCAATGGGCGGGAGGGCGAGCTCGTCGACGCGCTACGCGACGCGGGGGCGCTCACACTGTCCCTTGTCGCCGAGGACGCCGGCGTCATTCTCGGCCATGTCGCGATCTCGCCGATCACGATCGACGGAGCCTCGCTCGGCTGGTTCGGCCTCGGCCCGATCGCTGTGCTGCCCGAGCGCCAAGGCCGCGGCGCCGGCGCCGCGCTGATCGATGCTGCCCTGTCGAGGCTGCGCGCCGCAGACGCTGCCGGCTGCGTCGTCTTCGGCGAGCCGAAGTATTATGGCCGTTTTGGATTCGGCATCTATGCCGGGCTTCGCTTCGCCGGTGGTCCTTCAGATTTGTTCATGGCCTTACCGTTAGGATCGACGATCGCGTTCGGCGCGGTCGATTATCATCCGGCCTTCGCCCTGGTCGGCTGA
- a CDS encoding DNA methyltransferase: MFSKTAEPTSVNVDLVRELTCFDAFGAPTRRIEEEGVLYLVNEFWTSAQRQAHSLHEISYRACFKPQLPGFFISRLTREGEAVFDPFMGRGTTPIEAALQGRRPIGADINPLSILLTRPRLAPPSLAAIEKRLAEISWESDEIERDDLLVFYHPETLRRLDALRRHLLERAETDPVDDWIRMVAINRLTGHSPGFFSVYSLPPNQAVSIEAQAKINAKRKQAPPPRDVAALILRKSCALLSDGVPPEHPSALLATSEAWRAPFVADGAVRLVVTSPPFLDVVQYASDNWLRNWFAGIDPDAVRISAHRGEAEWERMVRACLEEFARIVAPGGHVAFEVGEVRGGKVLLERLVWRAAEGLPFERLFVLVNSQSFTKTSNCWGVGNNAKGTNTNRVVTLRRR; this comes from the coding sequence ATGTTCTCGAAGACTGCTGAACCGACATCGGTCAATGTCGATCTTGTCCGGGAGCTGACTTGCTTCGACGCCTTCGGCGCGCCGACGCGGCGGATCGAGGAGGAGGGCGTCCTCTATCTCGTCAATGAATTCTGGACCTCCGCGCAGCGGCAGGCGCATTCGCTGCACGAGATCAGCTATCGCGCCTGCTTCAAGCCGCAATTGCCAGGCTTCTTCATCTCCCGCCTCACGCGCGAGGGCGAGGCGGTTTTCGATCCCTTCATGGGCCGCGGCACCACGCCGATAGAGGCCGCGCTCCAGGGACGCCGGCCTATCGGCGCGGACATTAATCCGCTCTCCATTCTGCTGACGCGTCCGCGCCTCGCGCCGCCGTCGCTCGCCGCGATCGAAAAACGGCTCGCCGAAATTTCGTGGGAGAGCGACGAGATCGAGCGCGACGATTTGCTCGTCTTCTATCATCCCGAAACATTGCGGCGGCTCGACGCGCTGCGCCGCCATCTCCTCGAGCGCGCCGAGACGGACCCGGTCGACGATTGGATCAGAATGGTCGCGATCAATCGCCTGACCGGACATTCGCCGGGTTTTTTCTCGGTCTATTCGCTGCCGCCGAACCAGGCCGTCTCGATCGAGGCCCAGGCCAAGATCAACGCCAAGCGCAAGCAGGCGCCGCCGCCGCGCGATGTGGCGGCGCTGATCCTGCGCAAATCGTGCGCGCTTCTCTCGGACGGCGTTCCGCCGGAACATCCTTCGGCGCTGCTCGCCACGAGCGAAGCCTGGCGCGCGCCCTTTGTCGCCGACGGCGCCGTGCGGCTCGTCGTCACCTCGCCGCCGTTTCTGGATGTGGTGCAATATGCGAGCGACAATTGGCTGCGCAATTGGTTCGCGGGCATAGACCCGGATGCGGTGCGGATTTCCGCGCATCGCGGCGAGGCGGAATGGGAGAGAATGGTGCGCGCCTGTCTCGAGGAGTTCGCGCGCATCGTCGCGCCGGGCGGTCATGTCGCCTTCGAGGTCGGCGAGGTGCGCGGCGGCAAGGTGCTGCTGGAGCGGCTCGTCTGGCGCGCCGCGGAAGGACTGCCCTTCGAGCGGCTGTTCGTGCTGGTGAACAGCCAGAGCTTCACCAAGACCAGCAATTGCTGGGGTGTCGGCAACAACGCCAAAGGCACGAACACAAATCGCGTGGTGACGTTGAGGAGGCGGTGA
- a CDS encoding glucosaminidase domain-containing protein, with amino-acid sequence MSIWTDLIDFYKNFSGVTPALKAASLAQWIVESARGTSVLATQHLNFGGIKFRQRMQGYADPVDYRGSDGELTTYCKFSSIEAFVRGYWRFISSGPYDDYRSYENDSAAYLRYIAGQGYATDRDYVAVVLRNLAEAERELAQNSPSTSIARAFRVAIVVGHNRRSPGAFAGSPINAHEFQFNQGVAQSIKDEAWHYNLEAETFLREPSASYGEEVKAVYDKVKDWGAGCSLELHFNSGQPSARGTSVLCRRDIGRPRALAESCRTSTVEALGLRDRGVVLVDRSDRGGGSLYALDDVPGVLLEPFFGSNSDDCLTIASLGPKTLALAYLRGVRSWVESAIS; translated from the coding sequence ATGTCCATCTGGACCGACCTTATCGATTTTTACAAAAATTTCAGTGGCGTGACCCCCGCTCTGAAAGCCGCGAGCCTCGCTCAATGGATCGTCGAATCTGCGAGAGGAACGAGTGTTCTCGCGACCCAGCATCTGAATTTCGGCGGGATCAAGTTCCGACAGAGGATGCAAGGATACGCCGACCCGGTCGACTACCGCGGCAGCGACGGGGAACTGACGACCTACTGCAAATTCTCCTCCATCGAAGCCTTCGTGCGAGGATATTGGCGCTTCATCTCGTCGGGCCCATACGACGATTATCGCTCTTACGAAAACGACTCGGCCGCCTATCTCCGCTATATCGCCGGCCAAGGTTACGCGACCGATCGCGACTATGTCGCCGTCGTTCTCCGAAACCTCGCGGAAGCAGAGCGAGAACTCGCTCAAAATAGTCCGTCGACGTCGATCGCGCGGGCATTCCGCGTCGCGATCGTGGTCGGGCACAATCGCCGATCGCCCGGCGCTTTCGCAGGGTCACCGATCAACGCCCACGAATTTCAGTTCAACCAAGGGGTCGCGCAGTCGATCAAAGACGAGGCGTGGCACTATAATCTCGAAGCTGAAACCTTCTTGCGCGAGCCGAGCGCATCCTATGGCGAGGAAGTCAAAGCCGTTTATGACAAAGTGAAGGACTGGGGAGCTGGATGTTCTTTGGAGCTGCATTTCAACAGCGGACAGCCCAGCGCTCGCGGAACCTCCGTGCTTTGTCGACGAGATATCGGACGACCGCGCGCTCTCGCCGAATCGTGCAGGACCAGCACTGTCGAAGCGCTCGGTCTGCGCGACCGCGGCGTCGTGCTCGTCGATAGATCCGATCGAGGCGGCGGCTCCCTCTATGCGCTCGACGACGTGCCTGGCGTTCTGCTCGAACCGTTCTTTGGTTCGAACAGTGACGATTGCCTGACCATCGCGAGTCTCGGACCGAAGACTTTGGCGCTCGCCTATTTACGAGGCGTGCGCAGCTGGGTGGAGTCGGCTATCTCCTGA
- the tgt gene encoding tRNA guanosine(34) transglycosylase Tgt has translation MTQQFAFQLLAKDGAARRGLVSTPRGEIRTPAFMPVGTAATVKAMFPQDVRATGADIVLGNVYHLMLRPGAERVAALGGLHEFMNWPHPILTDSGGFQVMSLSKLRKLDEQGVAFQSHIDGSRHMLTPERSMEIQRLLDSDIHMQFDECVRLPCTEAEAERAMRLSLRWAERSRKAFIDGEGRAIFGIVQGGASPPLRIESARTLAAMDFHGLAIGGLAVGEPQDVMLAMLETVIPHLPEGKPRYLMGVGTPDDIVQSVARGVDMFDCVMPTRAGRHGLAYTRFGRVNLRNARHADDSAPLDAGAACASARDYSRAYLHHLVKAGEILGMMLLTQINVAYYQELMAGLREAIEQGRLADFIAQTKEGWARGEAHRA, from the coding sequence ATGACGCAGCAATTCGCTTTCCAGCTACTCGCGAAAGACGGCGCCGCGCGGCGCGGCCTCGTCTCGACGCCGCGCGGCGAGATACGCACGCCGGCCTTCATGCCCGTGGGCACTGCGGCGACGGTCAAGGCGATGTTCCCGCAGGACGTGCGTGCGACGGGCGCCGATATCGTGCTCGGCAATGTCTATCATCTGATGCTGCGGCCAGGCGCGGAGCGCGTCGCGGCGCTCGGCGGCCTGCATGAATTCATGAACTGGCCGCATCCGATCCTGACCGATTCCGGCGGCTTTCAGGTGATGTCGCTGTCGAAGCTGCGCAAGCTCGACGAGCAGGGCGTCGCCTTCCAATCTCACATCGACGGCTCGCGCCATATGCTGACGCCCGAGCGCTCGATGGAGATTCAGCGCCTGCTCGATTCCGACATTCACATGCAATTCGACGAATGCGTGCGCCTGCCCTGCACGGAGGCGGAGGCCGAGCGCGCCATGCGCCTGTCGCTGCGCTGGGCGGAGCGCTCGCGCAAGGCTTTCATCGACGGCGAAGGCAGAGCGATCTTCGGAATTGTGCAGGGCGGCGCGTCCCCGCCGCTGCGCATAGAGAGCGCGCGAACGCTCGCGGCCATGGATTTCCACGGACTCGCCATAGGCGGTCTCGCCGTCGGCGAGCCGCAGGACGTCATGCTGGCGATGCTGGAGACGGTCATCCCGCATCTGCCGGAGGGCAAGCCGCGCTATCTGATGGGCGTCGGCACGCCGGACGATATCGTGCAATCGGTCGCGCGCGGCGTCGACATGTTCGATTGCGTGATGCCGACGCGCGCCGGGCGCCACGGCCTCGCCTATACGCGCTTCGGCCGCGTGAATCTGCGTAATGCGCGCCATGCGGACGATTCCGCGCCGCTCGACGCGGGCGCCGCCTGCGCCTCGGCGCGCGATTATTCCCGCGCCTATCTGCATCATCTGGTGAAGGCGGGCGAAATCCTCGGCATGATGCTGCTGACGCAGATCAATGTCGCCTATTACCAAGAGCTGATGGCCGGGCTTCGCGAGGCGATAGAGCAGGGGCGTCTCGCCGATTTCATCGCGCAGACGAAGGAAGGCTGGGCGCGCGGCGAGGCGCACCGAGCGTGA
- the queA gene encoding tRNA preQ1(34) S-adenosylmethionine ribosyltransferase-isomerase QueA — translation MRVDLFDFELPQESIALRPADPRGSARLLVVPTDGAFMDRSIRDLPEFLAPGDTLVVNDTRVIHARLSGFRARGETRAHIEATLIERVTADRWRALVKPAKKLAIGEMVRFGADGALAARALEKGENGEILLAFSLSGAALDEAVEAAGVMPLPPYIAGKRAADARDESDYQTLFAAHAGAVAAPTAGLHFTPRLVEALQAKGVALHRVTLHVGAGTFLPMKVDDTAAHKMHSEWGALDAATAQALNETRARGGRIVAVGTTALRLLESAARENGRLEAFCGETAIFITPGYRFRAVDALLTNFHLPRSTLFMLVSAFAGLERMKAAYAHAIGSNYRFYSYGDACLLLRQ, via the coding sequence ATGCGCGTCGATCTCTTCGATTTCGAGCTGCCTCAAGAATCGATCGCGCTGCGTCCCGCCGATCCGCGCGGCAGCGCGCGGCTGCTCGTCGTCCCGACAGATGGCGCGTTCATGGACCGTTCCATCCGCGATCTGCCGGAGTTTCTCGCGCCCGGCGATACGCTGGTCGTCAATGACACGCGCGTCATTCACGCGCGCCTCTCGGGGTTTCGCGCACGGGGAGAGACGCGCGCGCATATCGAAGCGACCTTGATCGAGCGCGTCACCGCAGATCGCTGGCGCGCGCTCGTCAAGCCGGCGAAGAAGCTCGCCATAGGCGAGATGGTTCGCTTCGGCGCCGATGGCGCGCTCGCGGCGCGCGCGCTCGAGAAGGGCGAGAATGGCGAAATTCTCCTCGCCTTTTCGCTGTCCGGCGCCGCGCTCGACGAAGCGGTGGAGGCCGCCGGCGTCATGCCGCTGCCGCCCTATATCGCCGGCAAGCGCGCGGCGGACGCACGCGACGAAAGCGATTATCAGACCTTGTTCGCCGCCCACGCCGGAGCGGTCGCGGCGCCGACCGCGGGTCTGCATTTCACGCCGCGACTGGTCGAGGCGCTGCAGGCGAAGGGCGTCGCGCTGCATCGCGTGACGCTACATGTCGGCGCCGGAACCTTTCTTCCCATGAAGGTCGACGACACCGCCGCGCATAAGATGCATTCCGAATGGGGCGCTCTCGACGCCGCGACGGCGCAGGCGCTGAACGAGACGCGGGCGCGGGGAGGGCGCATCGTCGCGGTCGGCACCACGGCGCTGCGCCTGCTCGAGAGCGCGGCGCGCGAGAACGGACGGCTGGAGGCGTTTTGCGGCGAGACGGCGATCTTCATCACGCCCGGCTATCGCTTCCGCGCCGTCGACGCGCTGCTCACCAACTTCCATTTGCCGCGCTCCACTCTGTTCATGCTGGTCAGCGCCTTCGCCGGCCTCGAGCGCATGAAGGCGGCCTACGCCCATGCGATCGGCTCGAACTATCGTTTCTATTCCTACGGCGACGCCTGCCTGCTGTTGCGACAATGA
- a CDS encoding peptidylprolyl isomerase, with amino-acid sequence MSEAENLKLETTKGDILIKLRPDLAPNHVAHIKKLVSEGFYDGIVFHRVIEGFMAQTGCPHGTGTGGSKYPDLKQEFNAAPHVRGTCSMARAQNPDSANSQFFICFDDARFLDKKYTVWGEVISGMENVDQIKRGEPVQDPDKIVKATLV; translated from the coding sequence ATGTCCGAAGCCGAAAACCTGAAGCTCGAGACGACCAAGGGCGATATTCTGATCAAGCTGCGCCCCGATCTCGCGCCCAATCATGTGGCGCATATCAAGAAGCTCGTCTCCGAAGGCTTCTATGACGGAATCGTCTTCCACCGCGTCATCGAGGGATTCATGGCGCAGACCGGCTGCCCTCACGGCACCGGGACGGGCGGCTCGAAATATCCTGATCTGAAGCAGGAGTTCAACGCCGCTCCGCATGTGCGCGGCACCTGCTCCATGGCGCGCGCGCAAAATCCCGATTCCGCCAATTCGCAATTCTTCATCTGCTTCGACGACGCCCGCTTCCTCGACAAGAAATATACGGTGTGGGGTGAGGTGATCTCCGGCATGGAGAATGTCGACCAGATCAAGCGCGGCGAGCCCGTCCAAGACCCGGACAAGATCGTCAAGGCGACGCTGGTCTGA
- a CDS encoding peptidylprolyl isomerase: protein MPIDRRSFTLAALSAAALVGAAHAEDAPPHTLYLDTKDGRIVIKLRADIAPKHAAQIETLAKRHFYDGIVFHRVIDGFMAQTGDPTGTGMGKSDLPNIPAEFSKEKFVRGTLGMARSQSPDSANSQFFICLAPARYLEEQYTVIGEVVSGMDVVDKIKKGDKADNGKVSSPDKIIKLRLAGDNS from the coding sequence TTGCCTATCGATCGCCGCAGCTTCACGCTCGCCGCTCTATCCGCCGCCGCCCTCGTCGGCGCGGCCCATGCCGAGGACGCGCCGCCGCATACGCTCTATCTCGACACCAAGGACGGCCGCATCGTCATCAAGCTGCGCGCCGACATCGCGCCCAAGCATGCGGCGCAGATCGAGACGCTGGCCAAGCGTCATTTCTACGATGGAATCGTCTTCCACCGCGTCATCGACGGCTTCATGGCCCAGACCGGCGACCCCACCGGCACCGGCATGGGCAAGTCGGACCTCCCCAATATCCCGGCGGAATTCTCCAAGGAGAAATTCGTGCGCGGCACTCTGGGCATGGCGCGCAGCCAGAGCCCGGACTCGGCCAATTCGCAATTCTTCATCTGCCTCGCGCCGGCGCGCTATCTCGAGGAGCAATATACGGTGATCGGCGAGGTCGTCTCTGGCATGGACGTTGTCGACAAGATCAAGAAGGGCGACAAGGCCGACAATGGCAAAGTGTCGAGCCCCGACAAGATCATCAAGCTGCGCCTCGCCGGTGACAATAGCTGA
- the coaD gene encoding pantetheine-phosphate adenylyltransferase, which translates to MTRTALYTGSFDPLTLGHVDVIRAGPSICDRLVIAIGAHPGKTPLVPLEQRIALIETVCAGLDEARSCRFEVVSFAGLAVEAARAHGAELILRGLRDGADFDYEMQMAGMNLAMAPEIRTIFHPSSPAVRHITATLVRQIASLGGDVSPFVPPEAVEVLRRALSGR; encoded by the coding sequence ATGACTCGCACGGCGCTCTACACCGGCTCCTTCGATCCGCTCACCCTCGGCCATGTGGATGTGATCCGCGCCGGGCCGAGCATTTGCGATCGCCTCGTCATTGCGATCGGCGCGCATCCCGGCAAGACGCCGCTGGTCCCGCTCGAGCAGCGTATCGCGCTCATCGAAACGGTCTGCGCCGGCCTCGACGAAGCCCGCTCCTGCCGTTTCGAGGTCGTCTCCTTCGCCGGCCTCGCAGTCGAGGCGGCGCGCGCCCATGGCGCCGAGCTGATCCTGCGCGGATTGCGCGATGGCGCCGATTTCGACTATGAAATGCAGATGGCGGGGATGAATCTCGCCATGGCGCCGGAGATCAGAACAATTTTTCACCCCTCTTCTCCGGCGGTCCGGCACATCACCGCGACGCTCGTGCGGCAGATCGCCTCTCTCGGGGGCGACGTCTCGCCCTTCGTTCCGCCCGAGGCGGTCGAGGTTCTGCGCCGCGCGCTCTCCGGCCGCTGA
- the cckA gene encoding cell cycle histidine kinase CckA: MTDRTAPPAYDRTERPGNVGLVLALAVALVGAIVVASLLPAPVAPKFAVGLLALLAVAGVFCAFAYAVGFLRFPGRSARLDIARQIADSFSEGLLVTDGDTQIIYANDAYLELCGSRDPAGLLTVERLFSGPAEVSEAIYRLAQAARAGRAHVEDVRLVPPLTGDAEVGWYRIRVRPLDRDGARHTNLWTVVDATADRQRQENVFQELQHAIDFLDHAPAGFFSAGPDGAISYMNKTLAGWLGYDLTQVGSGGVSLADIVANNGSTLLTAITGGSGEVRTSQIDLDLKRRNGRSLPVRLLHRVAFGQDGAPGASRTLVLNRTAGEEPEEDLRAAEVRFARFFNSTPMAIAAVDPDGKVTRSNAAFAKLLPQAMKGGASAWPVLASVVERDRAALESAIAAALDNRGDVPPIDAALEEEDGLPTRSARFFVAPSEDAGKKGATIYALDTTEHRKLQEGFAQSQKMQAVGQLAGGVAHDFNNMLTAILGYSDLLLANHRPTDPSFQDIIQIKQTANRAAGLTRQLLAFSRRQTLRPQVLQLGDVLTELQLLLRRLVGEKVEVDLKHGRDLWFVKADINQFEQVVINLVVNARDAMPETGGRIQLRTRNVAAGECAAFGEASLTPAEYVLIEVEDNGSGIAPDVMAKIFEPFFTTKEVGKGTGLGLSMVFGIVKQSGGFVFPASEVGRGTVFRIFLPRHVPEAGEIAAKPEAAKPAADYTGQGTILLVEDEDAVRAFAARALGSRGYNVMEAASGLEALEVVEREGQRIDLIVSDVVMPEMDGPAMFAELRKRGVTAKVVFVSGYAEEAFAKNLPEGDFGFLPKPFSLKQLIETVKASLG; this comes from the coding sequence GTGACCGACAGGACGGCGCCGCCCGCTTACGATCGCACCGAACGCCCCGGAAACGTCGGCTTGGTTCTCGCGCTCGCCGTCGCTCTCGTCGGCGCGATCGTCGTGGCCTCGCTGCTGCCGGCGCCCGTCGCGCCCAAATTCGCCGTCGGCCTGCTGGCGCTGCTCGCCGTCGCCGGCGTGTTCTGCGCTTTCGCCTATGCCGTTGGATTCTTACGTTTTCCGGGCCGCTCGGCGCGACTCGACATCGCCCGGCAGATCGCCGACTCCTTTTCCGAGGGGCTTCTCGTCACCGATGGCGACACGCAGATCATCTACGCAAACGACGCCTATCTCGAGCTCTGTGGCTCGCGTGATCCCGCCGGTCTGCTGACGGTCGAACGACTGTTCTCAGGGCCGGCCGAGGTGTCGGAGGCCATTTACCGCCTCGCCCAGGCGGCGCGGGCCGGACGCGCTCATGTCGAGGATGTGCGGCTCGTCCCGCCGCTCACCGGCGACGCCGAGGTCGGCTGGTATCGCATCCGCGTGCGCCCGCTCGACCGCGACGGGGCGCGCCACACGAATCTGTGGACAGTCGTCGACGCGACCGCCGACCGCCAGCGGCAGGAGAATGTCTTTCAGGAGCTCCAGCACGCGATCGACTTCCTCGATCATGCGCCTGCGGGCTTCTTCTCGGCCGGCCCGGACGGCGCGATCTCTTATATGAACAAGACGCTCGCGGGCTGGCTCGGCTATGATCTGACCCAGGTCGGCTCCGGCGGCGTCTCGCTCGCGGATATCGTCGCCAACAATGGCTCGACTCTGCTCACCGCGATCACCGGCGGCTCGGGCGAGGTGCGGACCTCGCAGATCGATCTCGATCTCAAGCGGCGCAACGGCCGCTCGCTGCCGGTGCGGCTGCTGCATCGCGTCGCCTTCGGCCAGGACGGCGCGCCGGGGGCGTCGCGGACGCTGGTGCTGAATCGCACCGCCGGCGAGGAGCCGGAGGAGGATCTGCGCGCCGCCGAGGTTCGATTCGCGCGCTTCTTCAATTCGACGCCCATGGCGATCGCCGCCGTCGATCCGGACGGAAAGGTGACGCGCTCCAACGCAGCCTTCGCCAAACTACTGCCGCAGGCGATGAAAGGCGGAGCCTCCGCCTGGCCCGTGCTGGCCAGCGTCGTCGAGCGCGACCGCGCCGCCCTCGAGAGCGCCATCGCCGCCGCGCTCGACAATCGCGGCGACGTTCCGCCGATCGACGCCGCTCTGGAGGAGGAGGACGGCCTGCCGACGCGCTCGGCGCGCTTCTTTGTCGCCCCGTCCGAGGACGCCGGCAAGAAGGGCGCGACCATCTATGCGCTCGACACCACCGAGCATAGAAAGTTGCAGGAGGGTTTCGCCCAATCGCAGAAGATGCAGGCGGTCGGCCAGCTCGCCGGCGGCGTGGCGCATGATTTCAACAATATGCTCACGGCCATCCTCGGCTATTCCGATCTTCTGCTCGCCAATCACCGGCCGACCGACCCGTCCTTTCAGGACATTATCCAGATCAAGCAGACGGCCAACCGCGCCGCCGGGCTCACCCGCCAGCTGCTCGCCTTCTCGCGCCGCCAGACCTTGCGCCCGCAAGTGCTGCAGCTCGGCGACGTGCTCACCGAGCTGCAGCTGCTGCTGCGCCGCCTCGTCGGCGAGAAGGTCGAGGTCGATTTGAAGCACGGCCGCGACCTTTGGTTCGTGAAAGCCGATATCAACCAATTCGAGCAGGTGGTCATCAATCTGGTGGTGAATGCCCGCGACGCCATGCCGGAAACTGGCGGACGCATCCAGCTGCGCACGCGCAATGTCGCGGCGGGCGAATGCGCCGCTTTCGGCGAGGCCTCGCTCACGCCGGCCGAATATGTGCTGATCGAGGTCGAGGACAATGGCTCCGGCATCGCCCCCGATGTGATGGCCAAGATTTTCGAGCCCTTCTTCACCACCAAGGAGGTGGGCAAGGGCACGGGACTCGGCCTCTCCATGGTGTTCGGCATCGTCAAGCAATCGGGCGGCTTCGTCTTCCCGGCGAGCGAGGTCGGGCGTGGCACGGTTTTCCGCATCTTCCTGCCGCGGCATGTGCCGGAAGCCGGCGAGATCGCGGCAAAGCCCGAGGCCGCCAAGCCCGCGGCCGATTACACGGGGCAGGGGACGATCTTGCTGGTCGAGGACGAGGACGCCGTCCGCGCCTTTGCGGCGCGGGCGCTGGGCTCGCGCGGCTATAATGTGATGGAGGCAGCCTCCGGCCTCGAGGCGCTGGAAGTGGTGGAGCGCGAGGGCCAGCGCATCGACCTCATCGTGTCTGATGTGGTGATGCCGGAGATGGACGGCCCCGCCATGTTCGCGGAATTGCGCAAGCGTGGCGTGACGGCCAAGGTGGTGTTCGTCTCGGGCTACGCCGAGGAGGCTTTCGCCAAAAATCTGCCCGAGGGCGATTTCGGCTTTCTGCCCAAGCCTTTCAGCTTGAAGCAGCTCATCGAAACGGTGAAGGCGAGCTTGGGGTGA
- a CDS encoding flagellar biosynthetic protein FliO translates to MPSSITQSQLLPILAAIVAFLFAALLLVYIYRLLFGRRIKAPGPRNRPRRLDIVDTFDVDGDRQLVIVRRDNVEHLLLIGGPNDLLVEASISRVEAREQRPREKEASAGPGWPQGPAAPHAPAAVPAPILPPIGPAAPSPENEAPRPPEAPSAPGLAPLPPDLFGPPPAKPAAPPEAARAGTPRFTPQRPPFTPTPRPPRPAPPPFLSRAAKPPAPPVAEAPPPPAPEPPPPAPEPLPPEPVIVEPPPPPPPPPEEPPAPPAAAVDPLDSLEAEMARLLGRPDAKP, encoded by the coding sequence ATGCCGTCCAGCATCACTCAGTCGCAGCTCCTGCCGATACTCGCCGCAATAGTCGCGTTCCTGTTCGCGGCGCTGCTGCTCGTCTACATCTACCGACTCTTGTTCGGACGACGCATCAAGGCTCCTGGGCCGCGCAATCGCCCGCGACGTCTCGACATCGTCGATACTTTCGATGTCGACGGCGACCGGCAGCTCGTCATCGTGCGGCGCGACAATGTCGAGCATCTTCTGCTCATCGGCGGCCCCAATGATCTGCTGGTCGAAGCCTCGATCAGTCGGGTAGAGGCCCGCGAGCAGCGCCCGCGCGAGAAGGAGGCCTCCGCCGGCCCCGGCTGGCCGCAGGGGCCCGCCGCGCCTCACGCGCCCGCCGCCGTCCCCGCGCCCATCCTGCCGCCGATCGGCCCAGCGGCTCCGTCGCCAGAGAACGAAGCGCCCAGGCCGCCGGAGGCGCCTTCGGCGCCCGGACTGGCGCCATTGCCGCCCGATCTCTTCGGCCCGCCGCCGGCCAAGCCGGCCGCGCCGCCGGAGGCCGCACGCGCCGGAACGCCGCGCTTCACGCCGCAGCGTCCGCCCTTCACCCCCACGCCGCGGCCGCCGCGGCCGGCTCCGCCGCCCTTCCTCTCGCGCGCCGCGAAGCCGCCCGCGCCGCCGGTCGCCGAGGCCCCGCCGCCGCCCGCTCCCGAACCGCCGCCGCCGGCTCCCGAGCCTTTGCCGCCCGAGCCTGTGATCGTCGAGCCGCCGCCGCCCCCTCCGCCTCCGCCGGAGGAGCCGCCTGCTCCGCCCGCGGCGGCGGTCGATCCGCTCGACTCGCTCGAGGCCGAAATGGCGCGCCTGCTCGGCCGCCCGGACGCCAAGCCCTGA
- the dksA gene encoding RNA polymerase-binding protein DksA translates to MAVDLDASYRPSEQEDFMNDRQREYFRRKLLAWKDEILQESRDTLATLQSENENHPDLADRASSETDRAIELRARDRQRKLISKIDAALARLEDGTYGYCEETGEPISLKRLDARPIATLSIEAQERHERRERVYRDD, encoded by the coding sequence ATGGCGGTGGATCTAGACGCGAGCTACAGACCGTCCGAGCAAGAAGATTTCATGAACGACCGGCAGCGCGAGTATTTCAGGCGCAAGCTGCTCGCGTGGAAAGACGAAATACTGCAGGAGAGCCGCGATACGCTCGCCACTCTGCAGAGCGAGAACGAAAACCATCCCGACCTCGCCGATCGCGCCTCCTCGGAGACCGACCGTGCGATCGAGCTCCGCGCGCGTGATCGTCAGCGAAAGCTCATATCGAAGATCGACGCCGCGCTCGCGCGGCTCGAGGACGGCACCTATGGCTATTGCGAGGAGACGGGCGAGCCGATTTCGCTGAAGCGGCTCGACGCCAGGCCGATCGCCACTTTGTCGATCGAGGCGCAAGAGCGGCACGAGCGGCGCGAGCGCGTCTATCGCGACGACTGA